The Hemitrygon akajei chromosome 23, sHemAka1.3, whole genome shotgun sequence genome includes a window with the following:
- the LOC140715037 gene encoding interferon-induced protein with tetratricopeptide repeats 1-like encodes MLRLLAKKQKSAIVGELNVCNTPGDLLKEKLNQLQCHFTWRPQKETIDLDGLMFKLQDSLTLGVKYQAASYNHLAFVNCLQGNFEEAIENLKEAEKILREKYKDEFERRSIITYGNFAWVHYHMGHLTEAQSYLDKLEMICKPLSDGPRYTAMTPEVYGEKGWSLLGSASEYYEEAKECFAKALEQDPDNTEWIMGYAIALYRLEAFSGTPECRDQSQSVKYFRRVLELDPDDAVAMVLLALKLQRLKQNEEASELVEQALKKTSDLPNVLCFAAKYYRQRGSVEKAIELLQKAFKLTPYSCFLHHQLGLCYRSKLEYSRSRYRRNLEFHQKAELINLCKYHFEKSFEHRPRSAIQPQLDFAQICITNREYSRAEETYCRLVELVDIHPENMQRICLEAGLFELYQKKSETNAVRLFLKGVKIEYKSREWNKCRINLEKWADRKLRINAQDSKALGIKAILYQLNGIQDKATEYFEKALKFDPGNEEYVSALSQLTSEHHQDV; translated from the exons ATGCTCAGGCTGCTGGCAAAAAAACAAAAGTCTGCAATAGTGGGAGAGCTCAACGTCTG CAACACACCGGGAGATTTATTGAAAGAGAAGCTCAATCAGCTGCAGTGTCACTTCACATGGAGGCCACAGAAGGAAACTATTGACTTGGACGGTCTGATGTTCAAATTGCAAGATTCTCTGACATTGGGTGTAAAATATCAAGCTGCATCATACAATCATCTTGCTTTTGTAAACTGTCTTCAGGGTAATTTTGAAGAAGCCATTGAAAACTTAAAGGAAGCTGAAAAGATTCTGAGGGAGAAGTACAAAGATGAATTTGAAAGAAGAAGCATCATCACCTATGGAAACTTTGCCTGGGTGCATTACCACATGGGACATCTGACCGAGGCCCAGTCCTATCTCGACAAGCTGGAGATGATCTGTAAACCGCTCAGTGATGGCCCTCGCTATACAGCAATGACACCCGAGGTGTACGGGGAGAAGGGATGGTCATTGTTGGGTTCTGCTTCTGAATACTATGAGGAGGCAAAGGAATGCTTTGCAAAGGCTCTGGAGCAAGATCCTGACAACACGGAGTGGATAATGGGATATGCGATTGCGCTGTATCGGCTGGAAGCATTTTCTGGAACCCCAGAGTGTCGTGATCAGAGTCAGTCAGTGAAGTATTTCCGACGAGTACTGGAGCTTGATCcagatgatgctgtggccatgGTGCTGTTGGCTCTAAAACTGCAGAGGTTAAAGCAAAATGAGGAAGCAAGTGAATTAGTTGAACAAGCATTGAAGAAAACATCTGATCTTCCAAATGTGCTTTGCTTTGCTGCAAAATATTATAGACAAAGGGGATCTGTGGAGAAAGCAATCGAGCTCTTGCAAAAAGCATTCAAATTAACTCCATACTCTTGTTTCTTACACCACCAACTTGGATTGTGCTACAGAAGTAAGCTGGAATACTCTCGTAGCAGATATCGTCGCAATCTTGAATTTCATCAGAAAGCTGAGTTGATCAACCTGTGCAAGTATCATTTTGAAAAGTCTTTTGAGCACCGTCCAAGGTCAGCTATTCAACcacagctggactttgcacagatCTGCATAACAAATAGGGAATATTCCAGAGCAGAGGAGACCTACTGTAGATTGGTGGAGTTAGTGGACATTCATCCAGAGAATATGCAGCGTATATGTCTGGAAGCTGGGTTATTTGAACTGTACCagaagaaatctgaaacaaatgcTGTTCGCCTCTTCCTGAAAGGAGTGAAAATTGAATATAAATCAAGAGAATGGAACAAATGTCGCATCAATTTGGAGAAGTGGGCAGATAGGAAACTTAGAATAAATGCACAAGACAGCAAGGCTCTTGGTATTAAAGCAATTCTGTATCAgctgaatgggatccaggataaAGCGACTGAATACTTTGAGAAGGCCTTGAAGTTTGATCCTGGCAATGAGGAATATGTGAGTGCTCTTTCTCAATTAACATCTGAGCACCACCAGGATGTTTAA